In Marinobacter antarcticus, one genomic interval encodes:
- the mprF gene encoding bifunctional lysylphosphatidylglycerol flippase/synthetase MprF: protein MNTNRTLVNADRLRAWLPPMVAVLLLAVTVWILHRELQAIHYRDVRAALSALPTEHILLALLFTAANYLVLSCYDQLAFHYIGRRIARWRIALTAFISYAVSNSVGFALLSGTAVRHRLYSRWGVATADLWRIVAVNSTTYWLGLLALAGWSFAFHPHTYLEGGLAQGSVKWLGVACMAAVIGYMILSVVRKTPLRVRGFEMKLPSLSIALGQILISMADWALAAAVFWALLPAGGPSYGVMLGVFLAAQVLGLISHVPGGLGVFEGVVVLLLGPYFPADRIIAALLLYRLIYYVMPLVVALIFLVGDELRLRHARVQSLGRSLGDYSVQFAPRILAVFTFMAGLLLLVSGATPAEHERLFWLSGMLPIGLFEASHFLGSLVGVVLLLLAQAVSRRLHLAFYLVLAALVAGILTALLKAADWEEAALLLLLMLVFIPSRSFFERRAALFDTRFSPGWVIAIVAALGASVWLGMFTFRHVEYSNDLWWQVALQQDAPRFLRASLGAAVTLLVFGIWHLLRPLPHTAELPSTEELAEADRIIHAQAETLPFLLWLRDKALMFNDERTAFVMYGIRGRTWVALGDPVGPAAAAPGLIRAFIERADDFGGVPVFYQVHQTQLHHYAELGMAFAKLGEEAHLPLEQFSLEGSRYKGFRTATNRLRREHVGFRIVEPEAVEAILPQLKSVSDDWLASKSISEKGFSLGFFDRDYLSRQPVAVLEQEGRILAFASLQCGPTGEQLSVDLMRFAMDSPNGAMDGLFAHLLVWGREQGYQWFNLGMAPFSGLTHSAVSPFWNRMGGFLYRHGEAFYNFEGLRAYKQKFHPVWEARYLAYPGGVALPMVLADIAALSAGGYLRILR, encoded by the coding sequence GTGAATACAAACCGAACCCTTGTAAATGCCGATCGGCTGCGGGCCTGGCTCCCGCCAATGGTCGCAGTGCTGCTGCTTGCCGTTACCGTCTGGATACTCCATCGCGAACTACAAGCGATCCATTACCGAGATGTCCGTGCAGCGCTCAGCGCTTTACCAACCGAGCATATCCTGCTGGCGCTGCTTTTCACCGCAGCCAACTACCTCGTTCTGAGTTGTTATGATCAGCTCGCTTTCCACTACATTGGCAGGCGCATTGCGCGTTGGCGCATCGCACTGACGGCATTTATCAGCTATGCAGTGAGCAACAGCGTCGGTTTCGCGCTGCTATCCGGCACTGCTGTTCGTCATCGTTTGTATTCGCGTTGGGGCGTGGCAACTGCAGATTTATGGCGGATTGTCGCGGTGAACTCTACCACCTACTGGCTCGGCCTGCTGGCTCTGGCCGGGTGGAGCTTTGCATTTCATCCCCATACTTACCTTGAAGGCGGTCTGGCGCAGGGAAGCGTAAAGTGGCTCGGTGTCGCCTGCATGGCCGCTGTTATCGGTTATATGATCTTGTCGGTAGTGCGCAAGACACCGCTGCGCGTGCGTGGTTTCGAGATGAAGCTGCCATCGCTGTCGATCGCACTCGGGCAGATACTGATATCAATGGCAGACTGGGCTTTGGCCGCCGCTGTGTTCTGGGCGCTGCTCCCGGCAGGTGGGCCCTCCTATGGCGTGATGCTTGGAGTTTTCCTTGCGGCGCAGGTGCTGGGGCTGATCAGCCATGTGCCGGGCGGGCTTGGCGTGTTCGAAGGAGTCGTAGTGTTGCTGCTTGGGCCATACTTCCCGGCCGACAGAATCATCGCCGCATTACTGCTTTATCGCCTTATTTATTACGTCATGCCGCTGGTTGTCGCGCTCATTTTTCTGGTCGGCGATGAACTGCGTCTGCGCCATGCGCGAGTGCAGTCTCTTGGTCGATCGCTGGGAGACTATTCGGTGCAGTTCGCACCGAGGATCTTGGCAGTATTCACCTTTATGGCAGGCCTTCTGCTTCTGGTGTCCGGGGCAACGCCGGCGGAGCACGAGCGGTTGTTCTGGCTGTCTGGCATGCTGCCGATCGGTTTGTTCGAGGCTTCGCATTTCCTTGGTAGCTTGGTGGGGGTTGTGCTGCTATTGCTGGCGCAGGCCGTTTCACGCCGCCTGCATCTGGCCTTCTACCTGGTGCTTGCTGCGCTGGTCGCGGGCATCCTGACTGCGCTGCTGAAAGCTGCTGACTGGGAGGAGGCCGCACTCCTGCTATTGTTGATGCTGGTGTTCATACCGAGTCGCAGTTTCTTCGAGCGCCGCGCGGCGTTGTTTGACACACGGTTCTCCCCTGGCTGGGTCATTGCTATCGTGGCGGCGCTGGGCGCCTCGGTGTGGCTGGGAATGTTCACTTTCCGGCATGTCGAGTACTCGAACGATCTTTGGTGGCAGGTGGCGTTGCAGCAGGATGCACCGCGTTTCCTGCGTGCCAGCCTTGGGGCTGCTGTAACGCTGCTGGTGTTTGGAATCTGGCACCTGTTGCGCCCTTTACCGCACACTGCCGAGCTGCCATCGACCGAAGAACTTGCCGAAGCTGATCGAATCATCCACGCACAGGCGGAAACCCTGCCATTTCTTCTCTGGCTGCGCGACAAGGCGCTGATGTTCAATGATGAACGCACGGCGTTCGTAATGTACGGCATTCGCGGTCGCACCTGGGTAGCATTGGGCGATCCGGTCGGCCCTGCAGCGGCTGCTCCGGGCCTGATCAGGGCTTTTATTGAACGTGCCGACGACTTCGGCGGCGTGCCGGTTTTCTATCAGGTTCATCAGACGCAGCTGCATCACTATGCTGAACTGGGCATGGCGTTCGCAAAGTTGGGCGAGGAGGCGCATTTGCCCCTCGAGCAGTTTTCACTCGAAGGTAGTCGCTATAAGGGATTTCGAACTGCCACGAATCGCCTTCGTCGGGAGCATGTCGGCTTTCGAATCGTCGAACCGGAGGCTGTAGAAGCCATCCTCCCGCAACTCAAGTCCGTTTCCGATGACTGGCTAGCCAGTAAATCAATTAGTGAGAAGGGATTTTCGCTGGGTTTCTTCGATCGTGACTATCTGTCTCGCCAGCCGGTCGCAGTTCTGGAGCAAGAAGGCCGTATTTTGGCGTTTGCCAGCCTGCAGTGTGGCCCAACCGGCGAGCAGCTGTCGGTTGACCTGATGCGTTTCGCGATGGATTCGCCAAATGGCGCTATGGATGGCTTGTTTGCGCATCTGCTCGTCTGGGGGCGTGAGCAGGGTTATCAGTGGTTTAACCTCGGTATGGCGCCGTTCTCCGGGCTGACTCATTCGGCAGTGTCGCCCTTTTGGAATCGTATGGGGGGGTTCCT
- a CDS encoding PQQ-dependent sugar dehydrogenase — translation MNRRHLLLPIGLTLTLTACGNSAQLSVAEGTGPDPTLPSPSESLIPTVNIAEAAGWPSGGKPDAVAGTQVVAFADNLKHPRWLYVLPNGDVLVAETNAQPNPDSNQGIRGWIEGMIMENAGATVPSADRITLLRDSDGDGVADKRSTLLENLHSPFGMALIGADFYVANTDAVMRFPYETGQTRITAEGTKVTDLPAGKINRHWTKSMIASPDGSKLYVGVGSNSNIGENGLEKEEGRASIWEIDPETGKHREFATGLRNPVGMAWQPESGELWVAVNERDLLGSDLVPDYMTSVADGSFYGWPFSYFGQNVDERVKPQHPGKVAQAIKPDYALGPHTASLGLTAAAGNTLPEQFHKGMFVGQHGSWNRKPRSGYKVIFVPFADGEPDGQPVDILTGFINEQDKAQGRPVGVAIDKQGGLLVADDVGNIIWRVSRAESTAQ, via the coding sequence ATGAATCGGCGTCACCTGTTATTACCCATCGGTCTGACACTCACGCTCACTGCCTGCGGGAATTCAGCTCAGCTCTCCGTTGCCGAAGGAACCGGGCCTGATCCGACATTACCCAGCCCGAGCGAATCCCTGATTCCCACCGTCAATATTGCCGAAGCCGCCGGCTGGCCCTCCGGCGGAAAGCCCGACGCCGTCGCCGGAACCCAGGTGGTTGCCTTCGCTGACAACCTGAAACATCCCCGCTGGCTCTATGTGCTGCCCAATGGTGATGTGTTGGTCGCCGAAACCAATGCCCAGCCGAACCCGGATAGTAACCAGGGTATCCGTGGCTGGATTGAGGGGATGATCATGGAGAATGCCGGTGCCACAGTTCCCAGCGCCGACCGGATTACCCTGCTGCGAGACAGTGATGGTGACGGCGTAGCCGACAAACGCTCGACGTTATTGGAGAACCTGCACTCCCCCTTTGGTATGGCGCTGATCGGGGCCGATTTTTACGTTGCCAACACTGACGCCGTCATGCGCTTTCCCTATGAGACGGGCCAGACACGTATCACCGCCGAAGGCACCAAAGTCACCGATCTGCCAGCCGGAAAAATTAATCGTCACTGGACCAAGAGCATGATTGCCAGCCCGGATGGCAGCAAGCTATACGTCGGTGTGGGCTCCAACAGTAACATCGGTGAGAACGGTCTTGAGAAGGAGGAAGGCCGCGCATCCATTTGGGAAATTGACCCCGAAACCGGTAAGCACCGCGAATTTGCCACTGGCCTGCGCAATCCCGTGGGTATGGCCTGGCAGCCAGAAAGCGGCGAGCTATGGGTCGCCGTCAATGAGCGTGACCTGCTCGGCAGTGACCTGGTGCCTGACTACATGACATCGGTGGCGGATGGTAGTTTCTATGGCTGGCCCTTCAGCTATTTTGGCCAGAATGTGGATGAGCGGGTAAAGCCGCAGCATCCGGGAAAAGTGGCCCAGGCCATAAAACCCGATTACGCCCTCGGGCCGCACACCGCTTCACTGGGGCTAACTGCAGCCGCGGGTAATACGTTACCTGAGCAATTCCACAAAGGTATGTTCGTGGGCCAGCATGGTTCCTGGAACCGCAAACCCCGCAGCGGCTATAAAGTCATTTTTGTTCCTTTCGCAGATGGAGAGCCTGATGGTCAGCCGGTCGATATACTCACCGGGTTCATCAATGAACAGGACAAAGCTCAGGGTCGTCCGGTAGGCGTTGCTATCGACAAGCAGGGCGGGCTTTTAGTGGCGGATGATGTGGGCAATATCATCTGGCGGGTCAGTCGCGCAGAGTCGACGGCACAGTAA
- the corA gene encoding magnesium/cobalt transporter CorA, which yields MAYFSKHYHSPGTAPGTLVTIQKPVAPVSIQLIDYTESSVEEHRLVSARDCQPFLARETKTWIQVNGHTDPDTLRNFGQMFDLHDLALEDIINSGQRPKIELYDDQAFIIAVLPVYDGQNLELVQVSLFVGKNYLICFCPLAEDPFEPVRKRMRQPNNRRFADRGIDYLLYALMDFVIDAGFPVLEQFGGQLESLEEELLERPSQKTLSSLHELKRELLTLRRVLWPQRELITTLMRGEDELILAGTLVYFRDCYDHSIQIIELLESFRDMATSMLDIYLSSISQRTNETMRVLTIIATIFIPLTFLVGVYGMNFDNPGSPWSMPELRWYYGYPMVWGIMIMTVLGLVWFFKRRHWI from the coding sequence ATGGCTTATTTCAGCAAACACTACCACAGCCCGGGCACGGCACCCGGAACTCTGGTAACCATTCAGAAGCCCGTAGCGCCGGTTTCTATACAGCTGATCGATTACACGGAGTCCTCGGTTGAGGAGCACCGCCTCGTTTCGGCGCGCGACTGCCAGCCATTTCTGGCCCGGGAGACCAAAACCTGGATTCAGGTGAACGGGCATACCGATCCCGATACGCTTCGAAATTTTGGTCAGATGTTTGATCTCCACGACCTGGCGCTGGAAGACATCATCAACAGTGGTCAACGTCCCAAAATCGAACTTTATGACGACCAGGCTTTCATCATTGCTGTACTGCCTGTTTACGATGGCCAGAACCTGGAGTTGGTTCAGGTCAGCCTGTTTGTTGGAAAGAACTATCTGATCTGTTTTTGCCCTCTGGCGGAAGACCCTTTTGAGCCGGTGCGCAAGCGCATGCGACAACCCAACAACCGCCGCTTCGCCGACCGCGGTATCGATTATCTGCTTTATGCCCTGATGGATTTCGTTATTGATGCCGGTTTTCCGGTATTGGAACAATTCGGAGGCCAGCTTGAATCGCTTGAGGAGGAGTTGCTGGAGCGCCCGAGCCAGAAAACGCTGTCGTCATTGCATGAGCTGAAGCGCGAGCTACTGACCTTGCGCCGGGTGCTCTGGCCGCAGCGGGAGTTGATTACGACACTGATGCGGGGTGAGGACGAATTGATTCTGGCGGGCACGCTGGTGTATTTCCGGGACTGTTACGATCACAGCATTCAGATTATCGAATTATTGGAAAGCTTCCGTGACATGGCCACCAGCATGCTTGATATCTACCTCTCCAGTATCAGCCAGCGTACCAATGAGACGATGAGGGTGCTGACGATTATCGCGACCATCTTCATTCCGCTGACTTTTTTGGTGGGTGTCTATGGCATGAATTTTGACAACCCGGGCAGCCCCTGGTCGATGCCGGAACTGCGTTGGTATTACGGTTACCCGATGGTATGGGGCATCATGATCATGACGGTTCTGGGGTTGGTCTGGTTTTTCAAACGCCGTCACTGGATTTAG
- a CDS encoding glutathione S-transferase, producing MITVHHLNNSRSQRVLWMLEELGVPYEIQHYERDPETMLAPASLKKVHPLGKSPVITDGDLVVAESGAIIEYLAHTYGKDTMLPEGGGQDWLDYTYWLHYAEGSLMPPLVMRLVFEKVKTSPMPFFIKPVAKGIADKTNQVFIGPMIKTHLDFVESHLAKHTWFLGDNLSAADIQMSFPLEASVARGIVGKNRPHITAWVERLHARPAYQNALEKGGDYDFA from the coding sequence ATGATTACAGTTCATCACCTCAATAATTCCCGCTCACAACGCGTTCTCTGGATGCTGGAAGAGTTGGGAGTCCCCTACGAGATCCAGCATTACGAGCGTGATCCCGAAACCATGCTGGCGCCTGCAAGCCTCAAAAAAGTACACCCGTTGGGTAAATCACCGGTGATCACCGACGGCGATCTGGTCGTAGCGGAGTCCGGCGCCATTATAGAATACCTTGCCCACACCTATGGCAAAGACACCATGTTGCCGGAGGGCGGCGGCCAGGACTGGCTTGATTACACTTACTGGCTGCATTACGCCGAAGGCTCTTTGATGCCTCCGCTGGTTATGCGTCTGGTGTTTGAAAAGGTAAAAACCAGCCCGATGCCGTTTTTTATCAAGCCAGTGGCAAAAGGCATTGCAGACAAAACCAATCAGGTTTTCATTGGCCCGATGATCAAGACGCACCTGGATTTTGTCGAATCCCACTTGGCGAAACACACCTGGTTTCTCGGGGATAACCTCAGCGCGGCGGATATTCAGATGAGCTTTCCGCTGGAAGCCTCAGTGGCCCGGGGTATCGTCGGCAAGAACCGGCCTCATATCACAGCCTGGGTGGAACGTCTGCACGCCAGACCTGCCTACCAGAACGCCCTTGAAAAGGGCGGAGACTATGACTTTGCCTGA